Below is a genomic region from Macaca thibetana thibetana isolate TM-01 chromosome 1, ASM2454274v1, whole genome shotgun sequence.
TGCTGAGATCAGCTGGGtaggggagaccctaacccagcagcgctagaggaattaaagacacacacacagaaatatagaggtgtgaagtgggaaatcagggatcTCGTGGCCTTCAGAGCTGAAAGCCtggaacagagatttacccacgtatttattaacagcaaaccattCATTAGCACTGGttttatagatattaaattaactaaaaatatcccttatgggaaatgaagggatgggccaaattaaaggaataggttgggcagttaactgcagcaggagcatgtccttaaggcacagatcactcatgctattgtttgtggcttaataatgcctttaagcggttttccgccatgggcaggccaggtgttccttgccctcattccggtaaacccacaaccttccagtgtgggcgttggggccattatgaacatgttacggtgctgcagagattttgttcatGGCCAGtgttggggccagtttatggccagattttggggagCTTGCTCCCAAGAGAGCACAATGGGTGGGGCTTGACTGGGTGAAAGCTTGGCAGCTGGGAATGAGTGGGGCCAGATGTTCTCTTTGTGGGTAATTGCCATCCTACCCTTATCTCCTGGCCTGGGGAAGTTTCAAGGGGAGCACTGGGGCTGAATGTGGAAGCTGAGCAGAGATTCAAGCCTGGGAGACTAATCAACTGTGCTTCTTGTTGAGCATTGCAAGCCTCTCTGGTAGTGTGCCTCTGCTGGCCAGAATGCAGAGCAACTGTCAAGACCCCTGAACTGGTCACTGTGAGTCTCACCCTGTTCTTAGTTTCTAAATAAACATTGCTAATGTTTCCTGTGAGATAAGACAAGAGAGTTTCTTCTGCAAAGGATCCCAGAATGGTGGGAAAGCTGAAAGTTCGTTCTCAACTCTCTCTTCCCTCTATAAAAGTCATGGGTTCTGggaatcctctttttttttttttttttttttttttgagactgagtctcgctctgtcgcccaggttggaatacagtggcgcaatctcggtgcactgcaagctccacctcctgggttcatgccattctcctgcctcagcctcctgagtagctgggactacaagtgcccaccaccacgcccagctaatttttttgtacttttagtagagacggggtttcaccgtgttagccaggatggtcttgatctcctgaccatgtgatctgcccatctcggtctcccaaagtgctgggattacaggcgtgagccaccacgcccatccctGGGAATCCTCTTATGTGTGATGCTGTGCTGGCTTGGGGGAGGGACAGTGTGGTCAAAGTAAAACCTCCTCTTGCCCTATGTGTGTGATTTTTCTCAATACTGTGGTCCAAGGGGATGTCTGTGCCTCATTTCAAGTTCTGAGATATTCACAAGGGTATTCTTGTCTGCTGTTGGTTGCTAGTTGGATTTCTTTGGTGAGACTCTTGGAGTCAGAGAATTCCTATTCTGTTATATTTCTAACATCTCCCCtagtatgaacattttagcaatattcaCTTTTCCAGTctgtgaacatggaatatctttctacttgtgtcttcatttttttcctcaatgttttatagtttttagtatacAGATCTTTCAActctttggttaaatttcttcctaagtattttttggatgatattataaatgggatttttaacttcttttttggATAGTTTTTATGGTATATATaagtgctactgatttctgtatgttaattttgtattaaagtcttaaacataagacttgaaattttaaaactactgGAGTAAAACACAGGGGAAAACTTCTTGACATTAGACCTGggcaaatattatttttgaattttgaccccaaaagcacaggcaataaaataaaaaaatagacaaatgtggtTGCATCaaagtaaaaagcttctgcaaaatAAAGGAAACGATCAAtggagtgaagagacaacctgcggtatgtgataaaatatatgtgaactgcacatctgataaggagttaatatccaaaaagtTTTAGAacctcaaacaactcaatagcaagaaaacacataaaccaattaaaaaatgggcacgGGGGTTTCCCAAAAGAAGCCATACAAACGGCCTACAGTGTATATAAAaaagtgctcaatatcactaCTAACCAgggaaatgaaagttaaaaacacagtatcacctcacacctgctaGAATGGATATtatcaaaagacaagaaataacaagtattggcaaagacttggagaaaagggaacctttttACAGTATTAGTGGGAATATAAAGTAGTATggccattgtggaaagcattatgaagtttccttaaaaaattaaaaatgaaactaccaTGTGAttcaacaatcccactactgggtatatacctaaaggaaatgaaatcagtattttcaagaaatatctgcactcccgtatttattgcagcattgtttactACAGCCAagataaggaatcaacctaagtgtccttTAGTGGGTAAATGGATAAAAAAACATGATATATAAGCATAATGAAATACAATTCAGCCTTATATAAAAAGGGAAGTTTCTAATTTGTGACAACCTGGATAAACCTgaaagatattatgctaagtaaaataagccagatatagaaagacaaatattccatgatctcacttatatgtagaatcttaaAAAGTGAAGTGCATAGAAGTAGAAATTATCATTATCGGGGGTTGggttggggagtggggaagaactggggagatgttggtcaaaggatacaaaatttcaatgAGGCAGGAGTAATAAGTTCAGATTTATtgtacagcatgatgactataacaatgtattatattcttgaaaatttctAAAAGAGTAGACTTTGTTCTTACAACAAAAAATGGTGTGTCCAGCTGTCATTCCTGGAGAACACCTGAACACCGTCACCCTTTGGGACCATCAGTGCAATGGAGGACTGACTTACAAACGCTGTAGTCTTAGGCTTGAAGTCTTTTTAAACACTTCCGTGATAGTGCTTATTTCATCAGatcaaatatatttacttttctgagTGATAGTCCATTTAGACTGCAAGGTATTCAATGGAAGAAATGCGTCCAATACATCTCCATACTACTACTGTTGAAATAAGTGAAACAAACAGAGCCTGTGAATGAACAAGCAGAGGTGGGCAGGAGGTTCAGGGTGGACCAGAGTGGGAAGTACTCACGAGGACATCCTGCTTCCATCTTATTAAATCTTTAGGCATGTGCCCAGGAAGACACATGGGGTCATCTTATTGCACCTTCAGGCACATGCTGAGGAAGCAGACAACTGGGAAGTATCTGGTGCTGTCACCTCCCTGGTTGTGAAAGCAGCAGCATACTCAGGTTGTGCATCATGTACACTGCATGGGATAAAAGGGCTCCTACCCTAGGCTTCTCATCCACAGCATCCTTAGGAACAGCCTTCTCCTACCTCCTCTGCATCTGGTGAGTGGCCAGCAAGGGGACAGACCCTCAACTGGGAGTGTTTGGGAAAGAGAGGCCTAGAACTGAAATGGAACCATCAGAAAGAGGCCCACAGTGGGCAGCAGTGGGGGAGGTGATAGTGAATAAGGAGCCTCAAAGGTACATATCAGGAACTCATGAGCTGCAAAAGCCATAGGACCTTAGGATTCCTTCACATTCTTGTTTGGAGCATGTTGTCAGGAATGCACATAGATCCATTTTACATTCTTGAGGATGCTTTATCCAAATGCATGGGTAGGGTTCCCTCTACTACGTTTCCATTTCTCTCGCACAGATCTTGGCTTGGAAAGTGGCTTCATCAAGGGTGTCAGTGTGTGACAAACCCCAGAATAAGGAGATGGTCTGAAGGTTCTGTGCTCAAACGtttctattattttgttcaaGGTAAAATTCCTGCAAAGATGTCCTGCCAGCAGAACCAGCAGCAGTGCCAGTCCCCGCCCAAGTGCCCCTCACCCAAGTGCCCCCCAAAGAGCCCAGCACAGTGTCTGCCTCCAGCCTCTTCTGGCTGTGCTTTAAACTCCAGGGGCTGTGGCCCCAGCTCTGAAGGTGGCTGCTGCCTGAGCCACCACAGACACCGCAGGTCCCATCGATGCCGGCGCCAGAGATCCAACTCCTGTGACAGAGGCAGTGTTCAGAAAGGTGGGGGCTCCTGCTGTGGCCATGGCTCTGGGGGCTGCTGCTGACCTGCATCCTGATGATGAGATGAGTGATCTTTGGAGGAAACAAGAATCCCAAGGGCCCAGGAAAAGCCCCATCTTGATGCATGCTTTTCCAGATACCTTGTTCTGGCTTTCACAAGCTGAGCTGGGGGTGTTCCTGTTGAGTATCCAAGCTGTCCCCAGAAGGTGCTTCCTGTCTGATGTCCAGGAGCTCACAGTTCCCTCATCCCTGCCCCTGCCAAGGATTGGCAGTTCCCTGTGCCTAACGCTGCCAAAAAATAAAGCTTCTTGTTTTCATTACCACTGGTGTCTCACTTGTTAGGAAATTATCCAGGATTTATCCATCCAGGCCAGGTTCTCCTGTCACCTGACCTCCAAGGACCTTAGAAATCCAGAGATTTAAGTGTGTTACCCTCAGTAGAAGTGACCCCAGAGAGCTGACCTCATGCTCTGGGCAAGTAGCTGGACTGTGGTCTCTCAGCCAACCCTCTGCCATCACAGGATGGCTGCACAGCCTCAGACCTGTGTAGTTTTTGCTTTGATGACAGCAGAGCCAGGAATTGGGAGCCCCTCATGGAAGGGAGGAAAGGTTGATGGGCACCATCACCAGGATAAGTATAGAGCCTCCCAAGCCAGGGTTGGGGCTATGGAGAAAGCCATGTGTGGACATCTGCTGCATTCCATAGGAACAGAAAGGGGCCCCCACTACAGTTCTGGGGTGTACTGAAACCTCAGAACTTACTTCTCTGTTGTTGTATCCCAATGACTACAGATTTTACTCCTAAGAAGCAAAAGTGGCCACTCAGCTATATTCAGCCCCACAATCTGGCTACCATGAGAAAGCGCTTCGTCCATCTCTTGTAAATGTCTCTTTGCAGGACAGAGGCCATTGAAGGAACCCTTAGCATTATAAGTAAAGTGGCCACTCAAAAGTAGATCAAGGGATAATTCTTGAAAATACTTCCAAGACAGAGACAGGGGTCATGTGCTGGATGCAGAAAAAGGCTGCTGAGAATATCAATACCTAAATCTACCCTCTCCCCACTCCACATTTGGAGCCACCCTCTTTCCTATGGTCCAGTGCCTTTATGCTCCCACAGGCATCACTATTTCAGTTCACTAGAGTGGACTGTCAGGCAGAAtgagaagacaaaaattataacCCCGATAGTGAACacaatttaattttcattgacaattataatttaatttaaatacgGATAAAGTTTGGTTACAGCCTGACTGATTTACCTTGAAAGATATCTAGcaaaaggtatttattttaatattagatATTAATTGAATGAGAAATGTatctcaaattaaaatgaaattcacaGGGAAAATAGCATTCAGTTTGCATCAATTCTCCGTACCCAAAATATAGACATGATCAGGTCAGTTCCATTACATGAGATGTACCCACACTATCATCAACCTCAAAAGCAGCAACACATACCAAAGTCATCTTCATCAAGCCCATTCATTATCATGCATACTTGCAGAACTTCATTTCGAGTCCAAGCAGATGAACGACTCCTCCCTCGATGTTTTCATGGTCTTCAAATAAAGAGCACACATTCTCTGGATTTTGATGGAAGGTCATGCCTTTTGTAATGTGCTTATTGTGACTCTTGGCATTCCAATTGTTGTACTTTCCTTCTCCATATTTGCCCCTCAATCGGGTATTCATTTGGTTCTCCTCCTTTCCTGCCCAGGGCCCTATGTTACTTCCTGGGTACCAGTGAGTCTCTTTCAAGAGTCCCCATCTCCGCTGACTTTACGCTTCCATCTGTTTTACACACAGCCCGTTCTGAATGTCCAGCATCCTTAGCTCAGTCACCACCCCAACAGCAAGTGCTGATCACATCTGGTGCTTGATTTTGCTAAGGGaacattacaaagaaaaaagtagatgGGCAAAGAACCATGGACTTTGTGGGTAGTCATTTACATTGTAGTACTTATCTCATGGAAGCAGGCTCCCTATTTACTTGACTGCCTGTGCAGTTAGACAGTTAATTTCTATAGGTCAGGTGATGTGTCATATGTAACTCTACCTTCCACCACAATGCATGGAGCATGACATATTTTAAGCACACATGTAGGCCTGGGTGGGAGGTGTACAAGTGAGGACCAGGGCTTCCTGTGTCAAACATGCCATCCTATTCCTGGGAAGATGGTGAAGGCCTGGACCTGGGCTGTGGTGTTTGGTGCTGTCACCTCCCCGAGCAACCCATTCATGCTGCCCCTCACAATCTAGCAGCTCTGTCTTGGGCTTCCCAGACCATGGACTTCTTTTGAATAAGCTTTCTCTTGCTGCCATGACATCAGATGGATGTCTAGTTGTA
It encodes:
- the LOC126935106 gene encoding late cornified envelope protein 3C — encoded protein: MSCQQNQQQCQSPPKCPSPKCPPKSPAQCLPPASSGCALNSRGCGPSSEGGCCLSHHRHRRSHRCRRQRSNSCDRGSVQKGGGSCCGHGSGGCC